The following proteins are co-located in the Halictus rubicundus isolate RS-2024b chromosome 1, iyHalRubi1_principal, whole genome shotgun sequence genome:
- the Arl4 gene encoding ADP ribosylation factor-like 4 — translation MGAGMGRSGTSGGFLEALPTGTPLHVAMLGLDSAGKTTALYRLKFDQYLNTVPTIGFNCERIRGGIGKAKGVNFLVWDVGGQEKLRPLWKSYTRCTDGIIFVVDSCDAERLEEAKMELTRTARSPDNAGVPILILANKQDLPGAKEVIELEKHLGVLELAGMPGSACIRVQPACAITGEGLHEGLDTLYQLILKRRKLAKLNRKRAR, via the exons ATGGGTGCCGGGATGGGCAGGAGCGGGACGAGCGGCGGGTTCCTAGAGGCACTTCCTACGGGAACGCCGCTCCACGTGGCCATGCTCGGTCTGGACAGTGCCGGGAAGACGACAGCGTTGTACCGCCTCAAGTTCGACCAGTACCTGAACACCGTGCCCACCATCGGCTTCAACTGCGAGAGAATCCGCGGTGGCATTGGCAAGGCCAAAG GTGTGAATTTTCTCGTGTGGGACGTTGGTGGTCAGGAGAAACTGCGACCTTTGTGGAAGTCGTATACACGTTGCACCGACGGGATCATCTTCGTGGTTGACTCATGCGATGCCGAGAGACTCGAAGAAGCTAAGATGGAGCTGACCAGGACAGCTAGGAGCCCTGACAACGCTGGCGTGCCCATTCTGATCCTGGCCAACAAGCAGGACCTACCAG GTGCGAAAGAGGTGATCGAGCTGGAGAAGCACCTGGGGGTGTTGGAGCTGGCAGGGATGCCTGGTAGCGCGTGCATCCGTGTGCAGCCAGCTTGCGCGATCACCGGCGAGGGTCTGCACGAGGGTCTGGACACGTTGTACCAGTTGATCCTGAAGCGACGTAAGCTTGCGAAGCTGAACAGGAAGCGGGCCAGGTAG